DNA sequence from the Paenibacillus physcomitrellae genome:
GTCTTGCTCTGCGGGATGCCGCAACGACCAGCGAATATTTGCTGTCAACTTTCTCGAGCATTTTATCAATAGATGGATACAGCACTCTCTACACCTCTTCTTCGGGCGGCGCCTTCCGCCCTTTTATTTATGCACTTTACAATGTTCGGCGACAATGATGCTTTCTATTCGTTTGCATGCCAGATCGATTTGATCATTAACTACAGCATAATCATAATACTCAAGCAGACCCATTTCATCAACTGCCACTGACAAGCGGTGGTCGATCGTCGCCTGATTCTCCGTTCCGCGGCCTACGATCCGGTCCTTCAATTCCTCCATCGAAGGAGGCAGCAGGAACACGAATACGCCTTCCGGAAATTTCTCTTTGACCTTGAGCGCGCCCTGCACTTCAATTTCAAGAATGATGTCCTTGCCGCTGTTGATCGTCTGCTCCACGAAATCCCGCGGAGTGCCATAATAGTTATCGACATAACGAGCATGCTCCAACAGCTGGTCGTTAGCGATCATTTCCTGAAATTGCTCATGCGTTTTGAAAAAATAATTCACGCCATGCTCCTCGCCCACTCGCGGCTGGCGTGTCGTAGCCGAAACGGAGTATACGAGCTCCGGCATGCGCTGACGCAGCTCTTTGCACACCGTGCCTTTCCCTACACCGGACGGACCGGATAATACAATTAATAACCCTTTAGACATTGTTCTCTCCATTTTACTCATCATTGTCATCGTCTTTGGTAGATAAACGATGCGCCACCGTTTCCGGCTGGACAGCCGACAAAATCACATGATCGCTGTCCGTAATAATTACCGCCCGCGTTCTGCGGCCGTATGTAGCATCAATCAGCATATGCCGGTCTCTGGCTTCCTGAATGATCCGTTTAATCGGCGCCGATTCGGGACTTACGATGGAAATGATACGATTGGCTGACACGATATTGCCGAAGCCAATATTAATAAGTTTGATTGCCATGTACAGGTTGTTCCCCCTAATTTAGTGCCGCGAGCTTCATAGCTGCTACTCCAGATTCGCCGCTTGTTCGCGGATCTTCTCAAGTTCGGCTTTCATCTCTACGACAAGGTTAACGATTGCGAGATGATTGGCTTTGGAACCAATCGTATTCACTTCCCGGTTCATTTCCTGGATCAGGAAATCAAGCTTTCTTCCGGCAGGCTCGCTCCCGGACAGCAGTCCCTGGCACTGGGCCAAATGGCTGCTCAGCCTTGTCAGTTCTTCGTCAATATTGGATTTATCGGCAAACACCGCTACCTCCATGTTGAATCTCTGCTCATCGAAAGAGCCCTCCAACAAGTCGGCAAGCCGGTTTCTAAGCCGGACCCGGTACTCGTCTACTGCATCGGGAGCCAGCTTAAGCAGCTCCGCATGCAGCATTCCCAGCCGGCTGAACCGCTGCGATAAATCCTCCGCCAGATGATTTCCTTCCTTGAGACGCATAGCGGAAAGCCCATCCAGCGCTTGTCCAAGCACCTGACGAAGAACGGCTTCCCACTCCTCTTGACTGCCGGTGTTATGATCCTCGGCCTGGTCGGCCGGCATCATAACGCCTGGCATCGTCAAAAGCTGGGCAGCCGTCGGCATGCCCTCTAGTCCGAAGGCTTCCATTAATTCTTTCGCGGATTGCACATAATCCCGGGCCGCAGAAAGATTGAGCTTCTGGGATGCAGAGCTCTCATCTTCCCTTTCCTTGCTAATATAAACATCAATTCGTCCCCGTTTAACCCGGCTCTGCACCAGCCGCCGCAATCCGTCTTCATAACATGTCCACTCTCTCGGCACGCGAACCACAATCTCGCAGTACCGGTGGTTGACAGATTTGACTTCACATTGGATTACATAACCGCCTAAACGCAGAACGGATTGACCGAATCCGGTCATACTAAATGACATCGGCATCACATCCGTTACACTATTGTAATTGAAAATCAAGAGTGAAACAAGTAGGACGCGCGCTCTTTCGACTTCTCCTGCACATATTTTGCCAAAGCGACGCTCATTTCGTAGAACAAAAATGGAGTCATCAGATAGATTCCGTTAAAATGCTCCATAGCAGCATCCAGCAGCTCCTTGGCAATTTCGACTCCCTCAAGTCTGCCCTGCTCTCCTGCAAGACCGCTCATCCGCGCCCGAATAGACTCCGGCAGCTCAATGCCCGGCACCTCATTGTGCAGGTATTCGGCATTTTTCCCGCTGGCCAGCGGCATAATGCCGATAAAGATCGGAATATCGAGATGCGCAGTCTCTTCCTTGATTCTCTTGATTAGTTCTGGATCATAGACCGGCTGAGTCATCACGTAATCGGCTCCCGAAGCAATTTTCTTCTCCAGACGCTGAACCGCCTTGTCCAAATGTTTGACGTTAGGATTAAAGGCAGCACCTACAACAAAATTGGCCTTATGTTTCAAAGGTTTACCCGAAAAAGCAATCCCCTCGTTCAGCTGCTTGATCATCTTGATGATCTGGAACGAGGTAAGGTCATAAACCGAACTGGCGTCCGGCAGGTCGCCAAACCTTGAAGGGTCGCCCGTAACGGCAAGCACATGGTTGATGCCCAGGGCGTCAAATCCCATCATATGCGACTGGGTTCCGATCAAATTCCGGTCCCGGCAGGCGATATGCGCCAGTGTGCGCAGCCCGATCCTATCCTGTACCAGGTGGCCCAGCGCCATGTTGCTCATTCGTGCTACGGCGAGGGAGTTGTCCGCCATGGTGACTGCATCGACGCCGGCTTCCTTCAATGCAGCTGCACCCTCCATAAATTTGGTGATATCCAAATCGCGGGGAGGATCCAGCTCCACAATCAAGGTATGACGCTGTTTAACCAGGTCCACTAGAGTAGGGGACTCAGGATCTCCCGTTCGGCCGGCCGACCGTTCTTCTTTACCATTCAAGTGGCGGATAACGGAAACCGATTCCCCGGAAAGCTTCGGCGTCTCTGCCAGCGGCTGCGTTTCAAAATCCGCCAGCGCTTTCGCCATCTCGGCGATGTGCTCCGGTGTTGTCCCGCAGCAGCCGCCGAGCAGCCGCACTCCCACCGCTGCAAAATCCTTCGCCCGTTCGCCGAAATAAGCAGGCGTTGCACGGTATACATATTTCCCATCCACAAAGCTGGCCAAACCTGCGTTCGGATAAACGGACAAAGGAATCTCAAGCGGCACAGGCAGCTGCTGCTGAATGACGCTCATGATGCCTTGAGGGCCGGAATGACAGTTAAAGCCGACGACATCAACGCCTTCCTGCTTCAGAATGCTGAATGCATCCGTAATCGCGTAACCGTCCAGCGTACGTCCCACCTGATCGACGGCAAACTGCGAGATAATCGGAACATTTCCGCGTTCCCGTATGCATTTAACCGCAATTTCCATTTCCTCGAGGTCAAAAAAGGTTTCCAGCAAAATACCGTCCACGCCTTCTTCCAGCAGCGCGTCGATCTGCTGTCCGAAATACAAGCCCAGCTCCCGCGCCGAAACATTGATCCGGCGGCCGCTGCGGATCGAACCTACCGCACCGATGACATAAGCCGAAGCACCCGCGGCCGCTTCTCTGGCGATCCGCACGCCTGCCCGGTTGATTTCGGCCGTTTTGGACTCCAGTCCGAATTTGGACAATTTATAAGCATTCGCCGAAAACGTATTGGTTTCAATGACGTTTGCTCCTGCCTGAATATATTGGGTGTGCACCTCGCGGATGGCTTCCGGAGAGACCAGATTCAGTTCGTCATAGGAAATTCCGACGGGGTGGCCTAATTGAGATAAATAGGTTCCCATGGCCCCATCGCCTATTAATACTTTGCTCTCTAATGCCTTGCGCAGATCCGTCATAAACTCCCCTCTTTCTTCCGGGCTGAAATTTTATTTAATGTACCATAAATTTGATAGAAAAATAAGAGATTCTTTCAGCTCTAAACAAAAACGTTCGGCAAGCAGGTTTCCCTGTCCGCCGAACGTTCAGTTAAATGCCTCTTAAACAGACAGCTCGCCTCTGTAAACCGTCTCCGCCGGCCCTGTCATATAAACGTGATTGTTCGCCTCATTCCACTCGATAAACAGGTCGCCTCCGGCGAGGCCAACCCAGGCGCTGCGCCCTATCAGCCCGTTCAGCACGGACGACACCAGTGTCGCACAGGCACCGGTGCCGCAGGCGAGTGTCGGGCCGGCGCCGCGTTCCCAGACGCGCATTTCGATGCGCTCCGGACCGGTAACGGTCGCGAATTCCACATTCGTTTTCCGCGGAAATAGCGGATGGGTTTCCAGCTTCGGTCCCCAGGTATGAAGATCATACGCGGGAGCGTCGTCCACATAGATCACCGCATGGGGATTTCCCATGGAAACGCCGGTAAACCGGAACGTTTCGCCCTCTACCTCCACAGGCCGGTCAATGACCTCGCTGCCGTCCAGCGTCGTTGGAATCAGCCGGCCCTCCAGAATCGGAGCGCCCATATCTACTTTCACCGTCTTCACTTTACCGTTCTCCACGGTGAGCGTTACCGGCTGCACGCCGGCACCCAGCGTTTCTATCGTAATGTCCGTACGGTTTATATGCCCGTTATCATAAACGTATTTGGCCGCGCAGCGGATGGCGTTGCCGCACTGCTCTGCTTCGGTGCCGTCCGAGTTAATGATTACCATCCGGAAGTCCGCACGTTCAGACGGAAGAATGAACACCAGCCCGTCAGCCCCGACGCCAAAATGTCTGTCACAATATTTAACGGCAAGCTCGGCTGCCCCCTGCGGAAGCTGATCCATCCCGTAAAAAACGAGAAAGTCGTTGCCAAGTCCGTGCATTTTCGTAAATTCCATCCGCTTCCACTCCTCAAAGCATGTACTGTTACCCTCATTGTAACGGATAGTGTATGCTTTGCAAACCCGGATGGCTATTCATTTTATGCACGAATATTTGTACTATTCGCCGCTGCTGGACGGCCGTTTGTGCCTGCAGGACGGCGGCGGCTGCTGGACCAGACGCTTCCGGCGCCCATCAGGAAGGTCGGTATGCCAGCCGCCACAAAGGAGATAGCCCATTCGCGGACGCCAAGCGGAACCGTCTTGAAGATCGGCTGGAGCGGTTCGATGTACATCACGGCCAGTGTCATAAGAACCGAAGACAAGACCGCAAACACCAGAAACTTGTTCTGCAGCATATTGCGATGGAAGATCGAACGGGAGCTGCGGCAGTCAAACACGTGAATCAGCTGAGCCATCACCAGCGTAACAAAAGCAACGGACTGCGCCTTCATAAGCTGCCCTGGATCATCCGGCGAAATTTGCAGCGTCAGCCAGAAAGCGCCCAGCGTACAAACGCCGATCAAAATACCCCGGCTCATGATTTTCCAGCCTAGACGGCGGGCGAAAATATTTTCCTTGGCCCCGCGCGGCTTGTGCTCCATCAGATCCTTCTCCGGCTGGTCGACGCCAAGCGCCATAGCCGGCAGTCCATCGGTCACCAGATTGACCCACAGAATCTGAATCGGCAGCAGCGGCAGCGGCAGGCCTGCCAGCATGGCAAAAAACATCGTCAAGATTTCGCCGACATTGGAGGCCAGCAGATAACGGATGAATTTGCGGATATTTTCATAAATATTACGGCCCTCTTCGATGGCGGACACGATGGTAGAGAAGTTGTCGTCGCTCAAGATCAGCGAAGAGGCTTCCTTGGAGACGTCGGTACCGGTGATGCCCATCGCGATGCCGATGTCAGCCGCTTTAATCGCAGGAGCGTCATTGACGCCGTCGCCGGTCATGGCCACGACATGCCCTCTGCGCTGCAAAGACTTGACGATGCGCAGCTTGTGTTCCGGAGACACACGGGAATATACGTAAACCTCGTCGCTGACTTTATCCAGCTCATCGTCGCTTAACGCCCCCAGCTGCTGGCCGCTCATCACCCGGCCGCCGCGGGGGATAATGCCCAGCTCATGGGCGATCGCTTCCGCTGTAAGACCGTGGTCGCCGGTAATCATGACGGTTTTGATGCCGGCCTTGCGGCAGACGGCAATCGCATCGCGCGCTTCGCGGCGCGGCGGGTCAATCATGCCGGTCAGCCCGGCAAAGATCAGCTGGGACTCGGCGGAATCTTCATCTTTTACCTGATCATGCGGCCGTACCTCGCGATAAGCCAGGCCCAGGACGCGCAGCGCTCCCCGCGCCATCGATTCATTGGCAGCGCCAACCTTTTGACGCAGCGTGCCGGTAAGCGGAACAACCTTACCGTCCCACAAAATATGGGAGCAGCGGTCCAGCAGCATATCCGGAGCGCCTTTTACAAACAGCAGGCGTCCGCCTTGATGAGAAACCAGGACCGACATCCGTTTGCGTTTGGCGTCAAACGGAAATTCCGTTTCTTTGGTATACGCAGACAGCGCGGCAGGGGAATGATCCATTTTCGAAGCCAAAGCCATAAGCGCTCCTTCAGTCGGATCCCCCTTCAGCACCCATCTGGATTCCTTCTCTTCACTTCCCGAACGTTTGCGGTTCGGCGTTTCTTCCTCGGTAGTTTCTATAATTTCAGCATTGTTACACAAGGCGCTGATCTGCAGGATACGCTGCAGTCCCTGCTCCTTGCGCAAATCGACGGGGCGTCCTCCATCCCAAATATCGCCGCGAGGTTCATAGCCCTCGCCTGTGACTTTAAATTCCCGGCCATCGGCCCAGACTTTGGTTACCGTCATTTTATTCTGGGTCAGCGTTCCCGTCTTGTCCGAGCAAATAACCGATGCGCAGCCTAAAGTCTCGACGGACGGCAGCTTGCGCACGATCGCCTTGCGTTTGATCATCCGCTGAACGCCAAGCGCCAGCGCAATGGTAACAATAGCCGGAAGTCCTTCCGGAATAGCGGCTACGGCCAGACTGACACCGGCGAAGAACATATTGCCCGGAGGCTGTCCATGCAAAATACCGGCCAATACGACGACCACCGTCAAAGCCAGCGCCAAAACGATCAGGATCTTCCCAAGCTGCTCCAGTCTCCGCTGCAGCGGCGTCTCCTGGCTCTCCGTATTTTGAATCAGATCGGCGATTTTGCCCATTTCCGTATCCATGCCGGTGCGGATGACAATCCCTTTGCCGCTTCCGCGGGTGACCATCGTACCCATAAAGCCGATGTTCTTCTGGTCGCCCAGCGGCACATCTTCGTCAGGAATAGCTTTAGGGAATTTGCCCACCGGATGGGATTCACCCGTCAGAGCGGATTCCTCTACATCGCAGCCGGTCGTCTCCAGCCAGCGAATATCAGCCGGAATCCGGTCGCCGCTCTCCAGCATCACAATATCCCCCGGAACGATTTCCCTGGCAGGAATGACGATTTCCTTGCCCCCGCGCAGCACTACTGCACTTGGAGCCGACAGCTGCTTAAGCGCCCGCAGGGACCGTTCCGCCCGGAACTCCTGAATAAATCCCAAAAATCCATTCAGCACAATAATCGCCACAATGGTAATCGCATCCAGATATTCGCCGAGCAGGCCCGAGATGAGAGTAGCTCCCATCAGCACCAGCATCATGAAGTCTTTAAATTGATTCAAAAACAGCAGCAGCGGGGATACCTTCTTGGCTTCCTTCAGCTCATTCCAGCCTGCCGTCTCCCGCCACTTGTCCGCCTCCTCGGGGGACAGCCCCTGATCCCGCTTCACCTGAAACCATTCCAGCAGTTCTTTTGGTTCAAGGCGGTGCCAACTATTTTGTTCCATGCTCCTTCTTCCCTCCCGTAATTTCTGCGTTTTTGACCGCGTGAAGGCTTTTCCACCTAGGGTAAATGTATTCAGGCCCGTCCCGAAATATCACAGGCACTTAAGTTTTTGCTCTAAGTATGGCATCATAGGGAAAGAAGACATTAGGAAGACAATACATGGATACTAGGAGAATCATAACTATGGCACTTGACGGCATTGTAACCCGCGCTATCGTACATGAGCTTCAGGCCTGCATCGGCGCTCGCATTAATAAAATTCATCAGCCATCGGATAACGATATTGTCATGCATTTAAGAACGCGCAGCGGCAATCAGCGGTTGCTGCTTTCGGCCAACCCAACCTACCCGCGGGTGCACTTCACCGAAGCTTCATTTCTCAATCCGCAGGAGGCCCCGATGTTCTGCATGCTGCTGCGCAAACACTGCGAAGGCGGCGTGATCGAACAGGTCAGCCAGGTCGGCATGGAACGGATCATCCACCTGGATCTCAAACAAAGGGACGAGCTTGGCGACACCTCGCGAAAGAGAATCATCATTGAGCTGATGGGCAGACACAGCAACATTATTCTCGTCGATCCCGCTACAGGCACGCAGCTGGACGGCATTCATCACGTCACTCCGTCGATCAGCAGCTACCGCGTGGTCATGCCCGGCTTCGCTTATACCGAGCCGCCCCAGCAGAACAAACGGAATCCGCTTGAAACGGACAAACCGCAATTTCTGGAGCATCTTCAGAGCGCGGCTGAACCTGCGGAGCCTCAGTGGCTGGTTGAAACATTCAGCGGCTTAAGCCCGCTGCTCGGCCAGGAGCTGCTTAACCGGGCCGCGCTTGAGCGCCAGAGCCAGGCTGCAGGAGCTACAGGTGCTGCAGAAGGAACCCAAGCCGAGGAAGCGTTTGAGCAGAGCCTGTGGAGCGTTTTTTCAGAGATGATGGAACAGATTCGCGGCGGCCGCTTTCAGCCGACTTCGGGGGAGAACGCCAAAGGAAAAAGCATTTTCTCAGCCGTTGATCTGACGATCGTCAAACCGGAAACCAAACGCAGCTATGAGACAATTAGCGTCTGTATGGAAGATTATTACGGAGACAAAGCCGAACGGGATACGGTCAAGCAAAAGGTCAGCGATCTGCTGCGTTTCCTGCAGAACGAGCGGAGCAAAAACATCAAAAAGCTGTCCAATCTGCAGAAGGATCTGGATGACGCCGAAGATGCGGAGAAATACAAAATTTGGGGCGAGCTGCTGCTGCCTTCGCTGTATTTGATTACCAAAGGCCAAACCGAGGTCGAGCTCGTCAATTATTACGATGAAGAACAGCGAATGATCCGGGTTCCGCTCGATCCGCTACTGACTCCTTCGGAGAACGCGCAGCGTTATTTTAAGAAGTACAACAAATTCAAGAACAGTCTCGCCGTTATCGACGAGCAGCTCAAGAAAACCCATGAGGAAATCGCTTATATGGACGAACTGCTGCAGCAGCTGTCTTTTGCCAGTATGAACGATATTGAGGAAATTCGCGAGGAGCTGACTTCCCAAGGTTATTTGCGTGATCGCGGTCGGAAGAACGGGAAGAAGAAGAAAAAGGACAATCGTCCAACCCTGCATGTCTACACTTCTTCCGAAGGCATCGAGATGGTCGTCGGCAAAAACAATCTGCAGAACGAATACATCACCAACCGGCTTGGCACGCCTAATGATACCTGGCTGCATACGAAGGACATTCCGGGCTCACACGTATTGATCCGCGCGCATTCCTTCTCCGACGCCACTCTGGAGGAAGCCGCGCAGCTTGCCGCTTATTTCAGCCAGGCCAAGGAATCGAGCAGCGTTCCGGTCGACTGCACGCTGATCCGGCATGTAAGAAAGCCAAGCGGCGCCAAACCCGGATTTGTTATCTATGATCATCAGCGAACGCTGTTCGTTACGCCTGATGAACAGCTCGTCAAGTCTCTTCCGAGCGCAATTAAATAACCGAAATCTAAATAACCAGAATCGTTAGTAAATAGGACGAGTAGTCCTGTAAAAAAACACAAGAGCAGCCGCGCCGGTCCATCCGGTCTTGGCTGCTCTTTGTCATTATAATCCAATCCTGCAATCAGGATAATCCTGCGATCAGGATAATCCTGCTATCAGGCCGCTGTTCATGCTGTCCTTGAACATTTGTTCCATTGCCGCGCGGTTTAACGGCCGGCTGTAATAATAGCCTTGGATAAGATCGCAGCCGCTGCCCGCCAGAAATTCCAGCTGCGACTTCGATTCCACTCCTTCGGCCAGGACGGTCAGCCCAAACGATTTGCCGAGCTGAATAATCGAGACAAGCAGAGTGCTGTCCTGTTCAGACAGCGGCGTTTCCTGTACAAACGACTTATCGATTTTCAAGATGTCGATAGGGAGTGTTTTTAAATAATGAATAGAAGAATAACCTGTTCCAAAGTCATCAATGGAAATTTTAATTCCCTGACTTCTGAGTCTCTCCAGCTTCTCTTTGATCACAACAGGGTCGTTCAGCATGG
Encoded proteins:
- a CDS encoding Rqc2 family fibronectin-binding protein translates to MALDGIVTRAIVHELQACIGARINKIHQPSDNDIVMHLRTRSGNQRLLLSANPTYPRVHFTEASFLNPQEAPMFCMLLRKHCEGGVIEQVSQVGMERIIHLDLKQRDELGDTSRKRIIIELMGRHSNIILVDPATGTQLDGIHHVTPSISSYRVVMPGFAYTEPPQQNKRNPLETDKPQFLEHLQSAAEPAEPQWLVETFSGLSPLLGQELLNRAALERQSQAAGATGAAEGTQAEEAFEQSLWSVFSEMMEQIRGGRFQPTSGENAKGKSIFSAVDLTIVKPETKRSYETISVCMEDYYGDKAERDTVKQKVSDLLRFLQNERSKNIKKLSNLQKDLDDAEDAEKYKIWGELLLPSLYLITKGQTEVELVNYYDEEQRMIRVPLDPLLTPSENAQRYFKKYNKFKNSLAVIDEQLKKTHEEIAYMDELLQQLSFASMNDIEEIREELTSQGYLRDRGRKNGKKKKKDNRPTLHVYTSSEGIEMVVGKNNLQNEYITNRLGTPNDTWLHTKDIPGSHVLIRAHSFSDATLEEAAQLAAYFSQAKESSSVPVDCTLIRHVRKPSGAKPGFVIYDHQRTLFVTPDEQLVKSLPSAIK
- the dapF gene encoding diaminopimelate epimerase, which produces MEFTKMHGLGNDFLVFYGMDQLPQGAAELAVKYCDRHFGVGADGLVFILPSERADFRMVIINSDGTEAEQCGNAIRCAAKYVYDNGHINRTDITIETLGAGVQPVTLTVENGKVKTVKVDMGAPILEGRLIPTTLDGSEVIDRPVEVEGETFRFTGVSMGNPHAVIYVDDAPAYDLHTWGPKLETHPLFPRKTNVEFATVTGPERIEMRVWERGAGPTLACGTGACATLVSSVLNGLIGRSAWVGLAGGDLFIEWNEANNHVYMTGPAETVYRGELSV
- a CDS encoding bifunctional homocysteine S-methyltransferase/methylenetetrahydrofolate reductase, producing the protein MTDLRKALESKVLIGDGAMGTYLSQLGHPVGISYDELNLVSPEAIREVHTQYIQAGANVIETNTFSANAYKLSKFGLESKTAEINRAGVRIAREAAAGASAYVIGAVGSIRSGRRINVSARELGLYFGQQIDALLEEGVDGILLETFFDLEEMEIAVKCIRERGNVPIISQFAVDQVGRTLDGYAITDAFSILKQEGVDVVGFNCHSGPQGIMSVIQQQLPVPLEIPLSVYPNAGLASFVDGKYVYRATPAYFGERAKDFAAVGVRLLGGCCGTTPEHIAEMAKALADFETQPLAETPKLSGESVSVIRHLNGKEERSAGRTGDPESPTLVDLVKQRHTLIVELDPPRDLDITKFMEGAAALKEAGVDAVTMADNSLAVARMSNMALGHLVQDRIGLRTLAHIACRDRNLIGTQSHMMGFDALGINHVLAVTGDPSRFGDLPDASSVYDLTSFQIIKMIKQLNEGIAFSGKPLKHKANFVVGAAFNPNVKHLDKAVQRLEKKIASGADYVMTQPVYDPELIKRIKEETAHLDIPIFIGIMPLASGKNAEYLHNEVPGIELPESIRARMSGLAGEQGRLEGVEIAKELLDAAMEHFNGIYLMTPFLFYEMSVALAKYVQEKSKERASYLFHS
- the gmk gene encoding guanylate kinase; amino-acid sequence: MSKGLLIVLSGPSGVGKGTVCKELRQRMPELVYSVSATTRQPRVGEEHGVNYFFKTHEQFQEMIANDQLLEHARYVDNYYGTPRDFVEQTINSGKDIILEIEVQGALKVKEKFPEGVFVFLLPPSMEELKDRIVGRGTENQATIDHRLSVAVDEMGLLEYYDYAVVNDQIDLACKRIESIIVAEHCKVHK
- a CDS encoding calcium-translocating P-type ATPase, SERCA-type, which encodes MEQNSWHRLEPKELLEWFQVKRDQGLSPEEADKWRETAGWNELKEAKKVSPLLLFLNQFKDFMMLVLMGATLISGLLGEYLDAITIVAIIVLNGFLGFIQEFRAERSLRALKQLSAPSAVVLRGGKEIVIPAREIVPGDIVMLESGDRIPADIRWLETTGCDVEESALTGESHPVGKFPKAIPDEDVPLGDQKNIGFMGTMVTRGSGKGIVIRTGMDTEMGKIADLIQNTESQETPLQRRLEQLGKILIVLALALTVVVVLAGILHGQPPGNMFFAGVSLAVAAIPEGLPAIVTIALALGVQRMIKRKAIVRKLPSVETLGCASVICSDKTGTLTQNKMTVTKVWADGREFKVTGEGYEPRGDIWDGGRPVDLRKEQGLQRILQISALCNNAEIIETTEEETPNRKRSGSEEKESRWVLKGDPTEGALMALASKMDHSPAALSAYTKETEFPFDAKRKRMSVLVSHQGGRLLFVKGAPDMLLDRCSHILWDGKVVPLTGTLRQKVGAANESMARGALRVLGLAYREVRPHDQVKDEDSAESQLIFAGLTGMIDPPRREARDAIAVCRKAGIKTVMITGDHGLTAEAIAHELGIIPRGGRVMSGQQLGALSDDELDKVSDEVYVYSRVSPEHKLRIVKSLQRRGHVVAMTGDGVNDAPAIKAADIGIAMGITGTDVSKEASSLILSDDNFSTIVSAIEEGRNIYENIRKFIRYLLASNVGEILTMFFAMLAGLPLPLLPIQILWVNLVTDGLPAMALGVDQPEKDLMEHKPRGAKENIFARRLGWKIMSRGILIGVCTLGAFWLTLQISPDDPGQLMKAQSVAFVTLVMAQLIHVFDCRSSRSIFHRNMLQNKFLVFAVLSSVLMTLAVMYIEPLQPIFKTVPLGVREWAISFVAAGIPTFLMGAGSVWSSSRRRPAGTNGRPAAANSTNIRA
- the remA gene encoding extracellular matrix/biofilm regulator RemA — protein: MAIKLINIGFGNIVSANRIISIVSPESAPIKRIIQEARDRHMLIDATYGRRTRAVIITDSDHVILSAVQPETVAHRLSTKDDDNDE
- a CDS encoding YicC/YloC family endoribonuclease is translated as MSFSMTGFGQSVLRLGGYVIQCEVKSVNHRYCEIVVRVPREWTCYEDGLRRLVQSRVKRGRIDVYISKEREDESSASQKLNLSAARDYVQSAKELMEAFGLEGMPTAAQLLTMPGVMMPADQAEDHNTGSQEEWEAVLRQVLGQALDGLSAMRLKEGNHLAEDLSQRFSRLGMLHAELLKLAPDAVDEYRVRLRNRLADLLEGSFDEQRFNMEVAVFADKSNIDEELTRLSSHLAQCQGLLSGSEPAGRKLDFLIQEMNREVNTIGSKANHLAIVNLVVEMKAELEKIREQAANLE